Below is a window of Desulfurococcus amylolyticus Z-533 DNA.
ATAGTTTTATATATCTTTATATATCTAGTATATATATATATTTCAATAGGTATTCCATGGATATTCTAAGTGGAAACATTAATTAATGCTGGAACAAATATTTATATACTTGGTGTCGAAATGAATGTACCAATACCCCGGAAGCCCCGTCCTCTCAGGAAAACTGACCCATACAGGCTACTTAGAAGCGATGGTACCCCCAATTTTGATGACAATATCTTCAAGGTAGAGAAGGAGCTTTACTTTATTGCTAGAAGAGAGCCCAGGATAGTCTCTCCCTCAACCGTGATAAGGCGGGCCCTTGAGGAGATATCCACGTATGGGAGAAGCCTCCTTGTTTCACTAAGTGATAGGAGGCTTCACGGTTTACTCACCCTTGGAGACTTAATTAGTTATCTCGGTGGTGGAGAATACTTCAAGATCGTTGCCAACAGGCATAAATACAATATCTACTCAGCCCTTGAGAAGGAAATCGTTGAGA
It encodes the following:
- a CDS encoding CBS domain-containing protein, with amino-acid sequence MNVPIPRKPRPLRKTDPYRLLRSDGTPNFDDNIFKVEKELYFIARREPRIVSPSTVIRRALEEISTYGRSLLVSLSDRRLHGLLTLGDLISYLGGGEYFKIVANRHKYNIYSALEKEIVETIMVKNPISLYVDDTLINVLEAMIVHGIGVIPILNRDNTIYGIITEHDLVKYLYGIIKTGLKAREAMSTPVLTISINSTLGKALETMSTYGFRRLPVTSGNTVVGILTA